The window AAGAAAATGATGCTCTAAATCCTTACAGTAATAGCTTCCTCTGTTCCAGCTTATCTTCTTCGATGTCCGCCCATGAGTATACCCTCAATGGACACATTTAATGATCACGAACAAATACACCTAACTGTCTTGTAAATGAGGCGTGACGCAGAGGCGAATCCAAGATTTAAATTCTATGGGTTCAACCATTAAGGTTTTTAGCATTacatcattatatttttaaatttatgagttcatatttactatttattataattttaataaatttttacacataaatttatactCCACAATAAAAGCACTGAGTTCAGTTAAACCCGGTACTAGATGGCTGGATCCGCCCCTGGTGACGCTTCCCAACTACTTAGTAGTGGTAAATATACCTCTCAAAAAGCAAGGCTCAAATTGATACTCTGGTCACAGaataatttatcaaaattttaaagCTAAAATATGATTCCATGGAGCTACAATCTCCTAGGATTCTTGTGAATCCAGTTAGAATTAGAATCAAATAGACGGGGAAGTATGATCAAAACTAGTTACTATGGGCATAGTTGATTGATGCGTATAAGTGACTTAGCTTCAAAATATATGAAAAGATCTTGGCCTTTTCAGGTCCATATATTGTCATCCAAATAACAGGAGGGTGCAGAATCTAAAACTAAATTCAGACTCCCAGCAGTTATCTCACGTGGATTATGTAAAGCAAAGATTGGGCATAATTAAAAAAAAACCCAAGTTTAAAGCAAGGCTCAAGGAACAATATAATTCATTACTCGGGGAGGAAACACAAAAAGAATTAAGACGTTCACTTTAAAGGAAGACAACGCAAGATTGGAAGAATGCTCAGAAGTTTAAACATCTAAAAGTGTTCCCCTTTCATGAGTTACTAACAATTTGTTTGATTTGTTTTCTTGTTGGTAATGTAAATAGCTCATAGAGCAGAAAATAAATGCACATTTTATATTTATCCCAACATTATATATGAAATGCTACTCTGTTCAACTTTAACTTTACCACATATAGAGATTCAATTCCAAGTGGTTCTCCCATTATATTTGGTGAGGAAGGAGATTCTTTCGACACTTTTTAACTCATAATTGAGTCCCAGCGAGAAGAATGACGATGGCAATGACGAGCATTTTCAAACCATTTACTGACTTGTATATTTGACAAAAAGAAACTAAGAAAAAAGAAGGTAGCAGCGAAGCAAAATCGAAGATACAAGTGGAGAAAATGCGGACGAAGCTGAAATTAATATATGCCAGGGAGAACTCATAAAACCTGGTGAGCTGTTAGGCCTAATTCTTTACCCAACTTCTCATTTGCATCACGGTCAGGATACTGATTTTCCTTGAAGGATTCGTAGAGCCTCTGAAATCCCAAAAATAATTGAGCTGAAGTGGGGAAATGCATGAAAACTATCAAAGAATATGCTTTTAGTAAAGTAAAGAAATAAGTCGATCAATTGCTCTAAATCACAAACTAGGTGGGTCTGCCATATGAAACCTTCAGTCACAATTCGTTCTAAAACTAATCAAACTGTCTCTTCAAGCAAATTCAAAAAACCATGATattcaaaacaaaaacaaaaaccatACACTCATACATCTTTttaaaaatactttcttttagaGGGCATTACTATATTAGGCAAGCAAAACTACAAATAAGTATTACTACTTTTTTTTTTGGAGGCAATAAAAGAGTAAACAAGTTCTGCTTAATAGCTAATAAAGTTAGTTTATGATATCCATTGTATATAACTTATTCAAGGATGACATAACAATGACCTCCTACCTTCAATAGAAATTGTTTGTAATTTCATGGAAAGTAAGATGTTGTTGGACCTTTAAACACTGATCAGATATGTAAAAAGTTGGAACCAGAGTAAAGCCCACAATACCTTGATGGCACCTTCCCTATATGTTTTCTTTTTACCACTTGAATGAAGTTCAGAGGTGTCCATGCCTCCAATTTTGAGTTTCTCACAGAGACCCCTATCAGAAGCATGTCTACTCCCTTTCTGCTTCCCACTTTGGTACTTTGTATCTGCTAAAGTCGAACTAGGAGAAGTCATAGTAGCTTTGGCACTtctgatctctctctctctctccttggATGAAGGACCACCCTCAAAATCTTCATCACTAGATAAGGAGCCACATTGAAGAATACACGTGCATATATGATCGATGAAATATGACATGCAAAGACATACCATTTCAATGAAATAAATCATTATTTTTCCCGTATAATAGAACTTAATTTATGTTAtacaataaagaaaaataatatgtcCCATCGCAGATAATCGATTTTCTCAATCTTTCCTTAAAAATAGCAGTTAAGACTTCACATTTTAAACTCCATAATAATTTGCAAGCTCGACATTCCAACTTGGTTGTATCAGAGTAATTGTCCATCAGCTCTACCAGCTGAATCACATCATATGAAAGTTACAAGCCGTGTTTTGGAAGAAAAATGTCACTCTCTTTCTTTCCAAGAGATGACCTTTATATCAAGTAACCAACAAGGGAAAACAGCAAAGAAGGTAGGCTACTGGATTCAGTAAAATCGATACCTCAGCAAGCTAAACATTAGTCATGCACCTCTTTCAGAGTTGAAAGAGTAACAACAGTTCACTATAATGACAAGTGCTTGACTGCTTTTACAACTTAAGCACCTATTATAATGATCAATCTAGGGAAAAAAATGAACTAATCATTTCCGCAAATACTAGACAACAATTCTCTATAGGAGATTTTGAAAAATTAAACAAAGTAAAAAGAGCCATCACAAGATTTGTTGCTACAAGTTGTGAACTAGAAACATAACAATTAAGTGAAGCAAAAACTCAAATACAAAGCTGATATCTAAAACTCAAAAGAAATACCTTTATAAGGTAACACCAAAACAATGCAAATCACTGTTAAGCTTCGATCGTCAAAACCACTGCCTAATTTTCACGCATTGAGATTTATCCTTCTAAGGCTCTAAATTTTTGAGaacccaactggagaacgactGAATCTTTTACTCAAcacaaagaaaaacagaagtcaTGTCATGAAGAAGGAGAAAGCAAGAGAAAAACACAAATGAAAAGCAGTAGAATAGATAGAGATGATGATATGGTGATTACACATTGAAACTAACCATTCCACAAATTTATATTTCTTAAGCCCAGAttaaaataatcaaaaaattcTTAAGCCCAAATTAAGATAAACTGAATTCGATCTTACAACAAATTCTTGATTCTAAACCGACCATGCCATAATTTTTGAACACCAACATCACCAAAGTGAAAACCAAATCACAACCCTATTAATTTGaaccaaaattaaaatataaagagagtaaattttcaaatcttaccTTGATGAGAAGAAACTCTAAGATGAGCAGTTGATGCCGGCGGAGGTGACAAACGTTTTTCTCTTTTTCATAAATTTTTTATAGCAGTTTCAGATTTTGATCAGCAGTAGACTAAGGGTCTTTTTGGAGGGGGGGTGGGGCGGACGTAGGGTGAGTTTGGGGGAAAAGAGGGAAAAGATAGCTCCTATTtttttaattgattaattatattttttaacGACCGGATATTATTAATTAGTTAATGTCAAACTAAAAATTGGCTTTAACGACAGGAAAAAAGGTTGGTCGCTATAAATACATCAATAACGACCAGATTAATATCCCTTCGTTAAGAAGTGGTTATTAAAAAGTATATTTCTTGTAGTGTGCATTGCGTGGCTGTAGGCGCGGATTCAACTTTTGAAATTTTTTCATTTTGCGAAGCGATTCGTGCGTTCGCTCCACTTTACTGTTTTGTGCATTCAATTGTCTCCTTTTTCGTGTCCGCTTTCGTGCCATGGGGGAGAATGGACGAGCTCCCGGTTCTTCCACCTTTTTCTTTTTGCAACAAATTGAGATCTTTTGATCAAATATTATCAAAACTCGTTACTACACATAAGA is drawn from Nicotiana tomentosiformis chromosome 12, ASM39032v3, whole genome shotgun sequence and contains these coding sequences:
- the LOC104097535 gene encoding pathogenesis-related homeodomain protein-like isoform X2; this translates as MTSPSSTLADTKYQSGKQKGSRHASDRGLCEKLKIGGMDTSELHSSGKKKTYREGAIKRLYESFKENQYPDRDANEKLGKELGLTAHQRQFDQEGYVVLIQVIYK
- the LOC104097535 gene encoding pathogenesis-related homeodomain protein-like isoform X1; the encoded protein is MIYFIEMVCLCMSYFIDHICTCILQCGSLSSDEDFEGGPSSKEREREIRSAKATMTSPSSTLADTKYQSGKQKGSRHASDRGLCEKLKIGGMDTSELHSSGKKKTYREGAIKRLYESFKENQYPDRDANEKLGKELGLTAHQRQFDQEGYVVLIQVIYK